GTGGTGTCGCGCGCGATGAGTGTGTCGTAGGCCTGAGATGCATCCTTCAGCCTCCCGACCTTCTGGTAGGCGGCGCCGAGCCGGAGGAGCGTGGAGCTGTTGCCCGGGTCAAGCGTGAGCAGGGTCTCGAGCTGGGCGACTGCCTTGTCGAACTTGCCCATGCCGGCATAGGCGTCGGCCAGCTTGTTACGGACCTCAGGCAGCTTGGGGTACTTCGCGGCCAGCGGCTCAATCGAGGCAGCGGCCTCCGCATAGCGCTTCTGACGGAACAGGAAGTCGGTCCAGTTCCACACTACCGAAAGCTCATCCGGGAACCGGGCTATCGCCTGTTTGTATACGGAATCGGCGCTGGTCTTGCGGTTCCACTTCAGGTAGACGTCGGCCACGCCGTTGTAGAGGTCGGCGTTGCTGGAGTCATGGGCCAGCCCGTCCTTGTAGGTAGCGAGGGCCTCGGTATCGCGCCCAGCGGTCAGCAGCATGTCGCCCAGGCTCTGGTAGGCCTTGGCCTGCCGGGGACTGACTGCGATGGCCCGACGGTAGTCCGCCTCGGCGCTCTTGGCGTCGTTCGTCCGCTGGTAGACCGTTCCGAGCATGAGGTAAACGTCGTAGTAGGTCGAATCGTACTCAAGCGCCCGCTTCAGATTCTTGGCCGCTGCCGCCGTGTCGCCCGACCCAAAGTAGCCGGCGCCGATGCTGTAGTACTGTTTGGCCGTGTCGCGCCTGGCCTCTTCCGGGGTCTGCACCGGCTGCTGAACGGTCTTGGTGGTCGTCGCGCAGCCGACCAGCAGCAGGCACGCGGTCGCGACCGCCAGCCCGGCTGAAACACACAGGGTTCTCTTCGTCATTGTCAAAACTCCTTCGCTATCTCCAGCGTCCTTGCCATGTGGAAATACACTCGGAGCCAGTCTGCACGACCGCCGTGAACCGACCGGCACCGGGCTCCGCCGCTCTGCGATTGTCGATTAAGAATGCCAAAACCATCAACCATAGTCAAGACCGCGCGCGGTCCTGCCCCGAGGCGGTCGTCGCCGCGGCCGGACGGAACGGAGCTTCCAAGTCCATGGTATATAGATATACAACCGTGAATTGGACGAACCCATGCCCGAGCGCGACGCAGTGAAGAGAGCCCGGCCGGACCGACCGGCGGCGTCCGGCTTGCTTCTATTTCGGCCCGACGACCGCGGCCGCGGGCAGGAACGATTTGACAGAAACATAGCCCTCGCGTATTATGTCTGGCTGGATCGTCCGGGAACGGCGCGACCGGCAAGCGGCAGTTATGCACAAGCGCCAAAGTCGGCACGGTGGTTCGACGTGCCGGTATGGGCTGGCAGCATTCGCCGACACCTAATCACACAAGGAGCAAAGACGCAATGATACTCGGGCAGAGCCTTTTCTCGATTATGAAAGCCAGCATCCCGAACATGATGCTGGTGCTCGCGTCCATACTGGCCGTGGCGCTCATCATCGAGCGCTTCATCTTCTTCACCCGCAACCGCTTCAACGCTGACAAGGGACTCGCCGAGTTCCAGAAGCAGCTCACGAGCGGCGGGGCAAGCAAGGCGCTTACCTGGGCCAAGGGCAATAAGAACCCTCTGGGACGCATGTTCGTCACCGCGCTCGAGAATGCGGAATTGACGAGCGAGCAGTTGTACGGCGTCCTCTACGGCCTGACTCTCAGAGAAAGGATGCTCTTTGAGAAGCTGCTGGGAGGCATGGGCACGCTGGCAAACGCCGCGACCCTGCTCGGGCTGCTCGGAACGGTCACTGGCCTGATCCGCGCGTTCGGTAACATCGCCGCCACCGGTTCCGGCGGACCGGCCGTCGTCGCCGGCGGTATCAGCGAAGCGCTCCTCGCGA
The genomic region above belongs to bacterium and contains:
- a CDS encoding tetratricopeptide repeat protein, which codes for MTKRTLCVSAGLAVATACLLLVGCATTTKTVQQPVQTPEEARRDTAKQYYSIGAGYFGSGDTAAAAKNLKRALEYDSTYYDVYLMLGTVYQRTNDAKSAEADYRRAIAVSPRQAKAYQSLGDMLLTAGRDTEALATYKDGLAHDSSNADLYNGVADVYLKWNRKTSADSVYKQAIARFPDELSVVWNWTDFLFRQKRYAEAAASIEPLAAKYPKLPEVRNKLADAYAGMGKFDKAVAQLETLLTLDPGNSSTLLRLGAAYQKVGRLKDASQAYDTLIARDTTQPLPYRFKAEVLIAQNNNTGAEPLLRRVFKLDPHDMIAVADMGDVCLNRAESLVGKNLADVQTSVLDEAIELCNEAKGYYERASSDPDVRDYATAKLAYVDRFLKSLKLERSVR
- a CDS encoding MotA/TolQ/ExbB proton channel family protein, which translates into the protein MILGQSLFSIMKASIPNMMLVLASILAVALIIERFIFFTRNRFNADKGLAEFQKQLTSGGASKALTWAKGNKNPLGRMFVTALENAELTSEQLYGVLYGLTLRERMLFEKLLGGMGTLANAATLLGLLGTVTGLIRAFGNIAATGSGGPAVVAGGISEALLATAFGLFVGIPTLFFANYFSKKAADIASTLESTSDLVIVVMERAKGKTPSAS